In Leptotrichia buccalis C-1013-b, the genomic window AAAGTCAAAATTATTGGAGCGATTGTTTATGTGATTACAACGATTGATGCAGTGCCTGATCTTTTGCCAGTTATTGGATTTGGAGATGATATTGGGGTAGTGGCTTATGTGATTTCAAAACTGGGGTCTTTGCTTTCTGAATATGAGAAATTTGAAATACAGAAAAAACAGGATGAAAAAGATAAAAATGTGGATTGGGATAATTTGAGAGTTGTAAATGAAGATTAGTATAAAGTTTTATATTGTTTATAACATTATATATAACAAAATAAATTATCGGACATAAAAAATATTTAATATTTAAAATATTTTTATATTATATTTTTATTTTCATAGATTATACAATATTATCATAGATTGTATAATATTTTTTCAAACTTTCATTTATATGTAAAAATATATTTGAATTTTAATATTGAATGAGTTTATTTTCAAAAAGGATTTATTATAATCAGAAATGAAATAAGAAGTGGAGAAATATGAAAAAAGAAAATTTTTTGAGGCAGTTTCCAAAAGAAATGGAGTATTTGGTTAGTAAATTGTATAATTGTTATGAAGTGGCGAAGGAATATGAGATTATGAGCTTTACTGAGGAGTTTTATACGCCGAATTTTTGGAAGAAGCTAGGGAAAAGGATGGATAGACTTAATGTTATTTGTGATGGAGTTTTTGCGGATAGTGATAGACGGCAAATTGCATTTGTGCCTGATAGTTTTATAGCTGGAAATAGAGATGTTTATGATAATTTTGCAAAAAATGGCAAAAGTTTGGTACAAGATGATGAAAAATTTGAAGAATATGCGGACTTTAATAATGAGTTTAATGAGAATAGTTTTCAATTTCCAAATAAATTGTTAAAAATATCAATAGATTCAAGATTTCGTGAATATTCACATAAAGATTTTTTGGGAAGCCTTATGGGGCTTAATATAAAAAGGGAGCTTATGGGAGACTTGATTTTGGAAAATGAGGGCAGGAAAATATCAGGGTATATTCCAGTATCAGAGAAAATTGCGGATTATATTATTTCGGAATTAAAGCAAATTGGAAAAGCCTCTTGTGAAATTGAAATTATTGACACAAAAAATAAAAATGTTCTTCCGCAATATAAATATGATAATAAGTTAATCACAGTTCCCTCCAAGCGTCTGGACAGCATCATTTCAACGATTACAAATTTATCTCGGACAAAAGTAATTGAGCCGATTGAAAAAGGAAAGGTTCTAGTTGATTATGTGGAAGAAAAGGATAAGTCTAGAATGCTTGAAATTGGGAGTTTGATTACGATTAGAGGGTTTGGGAAGTATAAATTGTTTTTGGATAAGGGGGAAACGAAAAAGGGGAAGGAACGCATACTTGTGAAGAAATACATTTAGAATCTTGGAATAATAAAAATAGATTTATTGATAACTTGATTTAAATGTTCTAAATTAAAGAAAGAAGGTAGAAAAATGAAAGATGTTACACCAAAAAGTAATTTTGAAATATTGATAAGATGTCTTGTAATAGCAATTGGAATTGTGGCAGTGATTGCATTTCTGAAATTAGCACTTTCGGTATTTTTATCAGTTGCAGGTTGGATAATTCCGATTGCGTTGATATTATTTTTGTATGAAAAATTTAAAGAAAAATAGTTTTTTTAAAAAATTTTTATCAAATTGATAATTAAGTAATTTTAGAGCTTGAAAATATGTAACTTTTACATTTAGATTTGAAAAAGTATTATTATAAAAAATAGAAAAGGAATGAAAAGATGGAAAGAAGTGAAATAAAACAGGAATATAAATGGAATTTATCAGATATTTATGAAAATTATTCAGCTTGGGAAAAGGATTTTGAGAAAGTTAGTGAGTTGAAAAAAGAATTGGCTGGATTTAAAGGGAAATTTGGGAATGAAGGGAAGTTATTGGAGTTTTTTCAGAAGCAGGAGGAGATGGATAAGATTTCTTATAAATTGTATCGGTATCCTCAGCTTGCGAGGGATTTGAACTCGTTGAATAAGGAGGCTGTGGAGCATTTGCAGAAGGTGCAGTTTTTATTTGCGGAGGTTTCTACTGAATTGTCCTGGGTAAATTCGGAACTGGTTGATAATCGTGAGAATATTGAAAAATGGATTGAAAAAAAAGAATTTGATGATTATAGATTTGGACTAAAAAATTTATTTAGGTTGCAAAAGCATATTCTGGAAGAAAAGGAAAGCAAACTGTTGTCGTACTACAGCTCATTCTTTTCAGCACCTAGAAGCATTTATTCGGAAGTTACGGTTACGGATGTGGAGTGGCCTCAGGTTACGCTTAGTTCTGGAGAAAAAGTGGATGTAACGCCTGCCAATTATTCTAAAATTTTGTCTACAAATAGAAATCAGGAAGACAGAAAACTGATGTTTCAGACGTTTTATACAATTTATGAAAAGAAAAAAAATACGATTGGGGCAATTTATAACTCAATTTTGCAAAAGGGAATTGCTTCAAAGAAAGCCTACAATTACGATTCATTTTTGTTAAGCCATCTGGAAAGCGACAATATTCCAGAAGAAATTTACTTAAATCTTGTCAATACGGCGAAAAATAATACAAAACCATTGCAAAGATATTTAAAATTGAGAAAGAAAATTTTAGGACTTGAAAAATACTATAATTTTGACGGCTCAATTAACCTAATAGAATTTGACAAGGAATATGAGTATGATGATGCGAAGGAAATAGTGTTAAATTCAGTTGCTCCACTTGGAAAAGATTACGTAGAAAAAATGAAAAAAGCGATTTCAGAAGGCTGGCTGGATGTATTTGAGGCGAAAGGAAAAAGAACAGGAGCGTATTCTGCAGGAGTTTATGGAGTTCACCCATATATGCTTCTAAATTACAACAAGACTTTAGACAGCGTATTTACATTGGCACATGAACTGGGACATACCTTGCACACTCTTTATTCAGACGAAAATCAGCCTTTCTCGATGGCAGACTACACAATTTTCGTAGCGGAAGTGGCTTCTACATTTAACGAAAGATTACTGCTTGACTATATGCTGGAAAATACCAATGATCCAAAAGAAAGAATCGCACTGCTGGAGCAGGAAATTGGAAATATTGTTGGAACATTCTATTTTCAGGCATTACTAGCAGATTATGAATATCAGGCACACAAGCTGGCAGAAGCTGGAGAGCCGATTACAGCCGAAGTTTTGAGCAAAATTATGGAAGACTTGTTTGACAAATATTACGGCGACATAATTGAAAAAGATGATTTAATCTATATTTTCTGGGCAAGAGTTCCACACTTTTTCAACTCGCCATTTTACGTGTATCAATACGCAACTTGCTTTGCCTCATCAGCGATTTTATATGAAAAAATGATAAATTCAAGTGATGAAAGCGAGAAAAAACAAACACTAGACAAATACATTCAATTATTAAGCTCAGGAGGAAATGACTTCCCAATGGAACAGCTAAAAAAAGCAGGAGTTGACTTATCAAAAATTGAAACAATCGAGGCCGTGGCGAAACAGTTTGATTTGCTGTTAGATAAATTGGAAGTGGAAATTGGGAAGTTGTAGAAAAACATTTATTTTTTGTATAACATTGTATTTACAACGTAATTAGAAATTGATATAATAAAGAAAAAAGAAGGTATTTGTTATGGCAAATGCAAATTTAAGTATTAGAGTTGATAAAGAAACAAAAGAAAAAGCGAACGAATTATTTAACAAATTTGGCTTGACAATGACAACAGCAGTAAATATGTTTTTAAAAACTGCAGTTAGAGAAAATAGAATTCCTTTTGAACTGAAATTGGAAGAAGAGCCAAATGAAGTAACAATGAAAGCAATTGAAGAAGGAAGACGGATTGCAAAAGACGATAGTGTAAAGGGATATGACAGCATAGAGGAGTTGAGAGAGGCACTTGGTGTATAAAAAGGCTAGGCTCACATTCAAAATTGTTTTAGTATGATTATGAGTTTTGATATTATATATAAAGGAGTGAATTTTTATGAAAAAAGTAATTTTACTTTTTACAATAATTTTAGGATTTAATTTATTTTCGGATAATTTAAAAAATAATGAGATACCTTTTATTTCTTCTTCATATGATGAATTTTTTCAAAAAGTAGAGAAATTAGAAGAAAAAATAAAAAATGGAGATAAAAAAGCGATTAATAATTTAGGGAATTTGTATGCGAAGGATGAAAATTCTCGAAATATTCCTAAGGCAAAAGAATATTATAGATTGGCGATTAAAAATGGTTCTGAAATTGCTAGGAAAAATTTGGAAATAGTAAATAAACTTCCAAAATTATGTCCTGAGAGATCAATATGTGAAAATTGGACAACAATTAGGTTTGTAGAAAAAGATGGAAAAATTGTGAAAATGATAATAAGAGGGTTTCCAATTGATAAGGAAGAAGTAAATAAAACTGAAAAACAGGCAATTAAAGAAGAAATAGAATACATGCTGAATGTTTTCTTTGAGAATGAAGAATTTGAAATTGTCGGATATGCTGATAAAACTGAGAATAATAAAAATAAATTATCTTTATTGAGAGCTGAAAAAATGTCAGAATTTCTGAAACAAAATGGATTGAGAAAAGATATAAAAATTACTAAAATGATTGGAAAAGGATCTGAAAATCCAATTGATACGAATGATACAGTAGAGGGAAGATACAATAATCGTCGTGTTGAAATTTTATTAAAAAATGGAAAAGTTAAGGAAATTGATATTAGTAAATTACTAAATCAGTTAAGAGATGAATAAATTTAAAAAAGTTTCGATTTTAAAAAAAATGTGGTATAATTAATAGAGAAAAAGTTTGAAGGAGAAGGTGATTTTGATGAGAAAAATTTTTAATAAAAAGATTGGTGTTTTGATTTTTTCTTTGGTATGTGCTGGATTGGCAAATGCAGCTCCTGTGAGAAATGCAAATGCGGCTGTAAAACTTGTACAAAATTCAATAATTAATCATGGATTTGGTGGCAGTCAAGGAATAAAATGCATGAAGTTTTATTTTGATGAAACTGATGATGAATTTCAAGTTGATGTGCATAGTGATAATGCGAAATGTGGTGGGGATCCAAGTGTTGAGCCACGTTTATTCAGTTATACTGTGAATAAAATAACTGGAGAACTTGCGACAGATAATTTTAGTTATGCAGAAGATCAGGGAATAGACTGGGAAGGAGATTTTCTTCCGATAGATTAACTTTTAATATTTTGAAACTATTAAGAAGTGGAGTCTGAAGTATGAAAAAATTTATTTTAATGCTAATATTTGTTTTGGGAAGTTTTACTTTTGCAGAAATAACGGATAAAGATGTGGAGAGTTTTTTTTCACCTAAAACACAAGTTTATGTTTCAAATCAGAAAGATTGGTTTTATGGAATGTACCCAGCTAATGGAGAAGAAACTACATGGAAAAAGATTAATTTCTTTATTAATGTCTTGCCAGTAGGGAATAAATATAAAATTTCATATACGCCTTTTGAAAATGTAGAATCTTATGACAAAGAAGGTTATCCTGTGCTAATCTATAAAATTGATAAAGGATATGTTGACGGAGAAGAAAAAGATATATCTACAACAGATTCGTATGAAATTACTATTTTAGGGTTAATACATTCAGGTACAGAGATTAAAAATGGTAAAAATTATACAAGAAGTAGTTATCAGGTGCTTTCAAAAAATGAGCTAGATGCTTTATTGAAATCTAAAAATGCAAAAAAACTTGACTCTAGTACAGAAAAAAATACAAAAGAATTTCTGAACTGGCTATTTCATAATGCTAATTAAATTGTTTCAAGGAGTAATAAAAAATTTTATAAAATCAAGAAAAAAGAGTTATCTAAATTCAATTGCAAATATTAGATAGCTCTATTTTTTGTTTATTCTTTTTTTCAATTCTCTTAATGGAATAGGATTGGAAGTTTTCACTAAATCCTTGTAGACATTGTTTAAATGTTTAATTACAGATTTGTCAGCAGTTTTTATGCAAGTTTCGTGATTTAGGAGAAATCCTGTGTCAGTACAGTTTAAGGAGCCTAGAAAGGCTGTTTTATTGTCAATTATGTAAATTTTACTGTGGAGATGGTAATCTTTATCTAAAATATGTAATTTCAGATTTTCTCTTTTGGAGTAGGTAAATTTAGAAGATTTTTTATTATTCAATATAAA contains:
- a CDS encoding OmpA family protein; its protein translation is MKKVILLFTIILGFNLFSDNLKNNEIPFISSSYDEFFQKVEKLEEKIKNGDKKAINNLGNLYAKDENSRNIPKAKEYYRLAIKNGSEIARKNLEIVNKLPKLCPERSICENWTTIRFVEKDGKIVKMIIRGFPIDKEEVNKTEKQAIKEEIEYMLNVFFENEEFEIVGYADKTENNKNKLSLLRAEKMSEFLKQNGLRKDIKITKMIGKGSENPIDTNDTVEGRYNNRRVEILLKNGKVKEIDISKLLNQLRDE
- the pepF gene encoding oligoendopeptidase F, which encodes MERSEIKQEYKWNLSDIYENYSAWEKDFEKVSELKKELAGFKGKFGNEGKLLEFFQKQEEMDKISYKLYRYPQLARDLNSLNKEAVEHLQKVQFLFAEVSTELSWVNSELVDNRENIEKWIEKKEFDDYRFGLKNLFRLQKHILEEKESKLLSYYSSFFSAPRSIYSEVTVTDVEWPQVTLSSGEKVDVTPANYSKILSTNRNQEDRKLMFQTFYTIYEKKKNTIGAIYNSILQKGIASKKAYNYDSFLLSHLESDNIPEEIYLNLVNTAKNNTKPLQRYLKLRKKILGLEKYYNFDGSINLIEFDKEYEYDDAKEIVLNSVAPLGKDYVEKMKKAISEGWLDVFEAKGKRTGAYSAGVYGVHPYMLLNYNKTLDSVFTLAHELGHTLHTLYSDENQPFSMADYTIFVAEVASTFNERLLLDYMLENTNDPKERIALLEQEIGNIVGTFYFQALLADYEYQAHKLAEAGEPITAEVLSKIMEDLFDKYYGDIIEKDDLIYIFWARVPHFFNSPFYVYQYATCFASSAILYEKMINSSDESEKKQTLDKYIQLLSSGGNDFPMEQLKKAGVDLSKIETIEAVAKQFDLLLDKLEVEIGKL
- a CDS encoding YkvA family protein, with translation MLKNAKKLYEKYKKTKITGEDLKKASKITNNLGKISSKFGLLVRMLQADKNGEFKIPTMDKVKIIGAIVYVITTIDAVPDLLPVIGFGDDIGVVAYVISKLGSLLSEYEKFEIQKKQDEKDKNVDWDNLRVVNED
- a CDS encoding RNA-binding protein produces the protein MKKENFLRQFPKEMEYLVSKLYNCYEVAKEYEIMSFTEEFYTPNFWKKLGKRMDRLNVICDGVFADSDRRQIAFVPDSFIAGNRDVYDNFAKNGKSLVQDDEKFEEYADFNNEFNENSFQFPNKLLKISIDSRFREYSHKDFLGSLMGLNIKRELMGDLILENEGRKISGYIPVSEKIADYIISELKQIGKASCEIEIIDTKNKNVLPQYKYDNKLITVPSKRLDSIISTITNLSRTKVIEPIEKGKVLVDYVEEKDKSRMLEIGSLITIRGFGKYKLFLDKGETKKGKERILVKKYI
- a CDS encoding type II toxin-antitoxin system RelB/DinJ family antitoxin; amino-acid sequence: MANANLSIRVDKETKEKANELFNKFGLTMTTAVNMFLKTAVRENRIPFELKLEEEPNEVTMKAIEEGRRIAKDDSVKGYDSIEELREALGV